Proteins co-encoded in one Flavobacterium sp. M31R6 genomic window:
- the hisG gene encoding ATP phosphoribosyltransferase, with amino-acid sequence MSTLKIAIQKSGRLNEESIQILKDAGISIDNGIDQLKAEASNFPLEVLYLRNSDIPQYLIDGVVDIAIVGDNLLVEKGKNIEVIQKLGFSKCKVSVAVPKTFNYKSVKDLEGMRIATSYPNTVIDFFSSKGITVDIHQISGSVEIAPNIGLADAIVDIVSSGSTLFKNNLKEVEVIFKSEAVLAVSPKVSPESQKIIDTLKFRIESVLRARKSKYILMNIPNDKIDAVGKILPVLRSLTVLPLAQEGWSSVHSVIDKDTFWEVIDQLKEVGAEGILVCPIEKMVL; translated from the coding sequence ATGAGTACACTTAAAATTGCAATTCAAAAATCAGGACGTTTAAACGAAGAAAGCATCCAAATCCTTAAAGACGCGGGTATTTCAATCGATAATGGAATAGATCAATTAAAAGCAGAAGCATCAAATTTCCCTTTAGAGGTTTTATATTTACGAAATTCAGATATCCCTCAATATTTAATCGATGGAGTAGTTGACATTGCTATTGTTGGAGATAATTTATTGGTTGAAAAAGGAAAAAATATTGAAGTAATTCAAAAATTAGGCTTTTCAAAATGTAAAGTTTCTGTGGCAGTGCCTAAAACTTTTAATTATAAATCAGTAAAAGATTTAGAAGGGATGCGAATAGCAACTTCTTATCCAAACACTGTAATTGATTTCTTTAGCTCTAAAGGAATAACTGTTGATATTCACCAAATATCCGGTTCGGTAGAAATTGCACCAAATATAGGTTTGGCTGATGCAATTGTAGATATTGTATCCAGTGGAAGTACTTTATTCAAAAATAATTTAAAAGAAGTTGAAGTTATTTTTAAAAGTGAAGCGGTATTAGCAGTTTCCCCAAAAGTAAGTCCTGAATCTCAAAAAATAATAGACACGTTAAAATTCAGAATCGAATCAGTATTAAGAGCAAGAAAATCAAAATACATTCTGATGAATATCCCAAATGACAAAATTGATGCAGTTGGGAAAATCCTTCCGGTATTACGAAGCTTAACTGTTTTGCCTTTGGCGCAAGAAGGATGGAGTAGTGTTCACTCAGTAATCGACAAAGACACCTTTTGGGAAGTAATTGATCAATTGAAAGAAGTTGGTGCGGAAGGAATTTTAGTTTGTCCAATTGAGAAAATGGTACTTTAA
- the pckA gene encoding phosphoenolpyruvate carboxykinase (ATP) yields MKNIKIIQELHNLGITGYHEVVYNPSYEELFKAEVSNKRKGYEKGALTDTGAVAVKTGVFTGRSPKDRYIVKDSVSKDTIYWDDKVNFPTTQGIYDELKGLVLKQLSTSPKLYVVDAFCGTNPDTRLKVRFVVEVAWQAHFVTNMFIRPSIYELENFGQPDFIVMNGSKTVNPNWREQGLNSENFVVFNLTEKIQIIGGTWYGGEMKKGMFSMMNYYLPLKGMASMHCSANVGEKGDVAVFFGLSGTGKTTLSADPKRYLIGDDEHGWDNNGVFNYEGGCYAKVIDLSEENEPDIWRAIKRDALLENVIVDEYGEIDYSDHSITENSRVSYPIYHINKIVLPSKAGHASKIIYLSADAFGVLPPVSILDEDQAQYHFLCGYTSKLAGTERGITAPEPSFSPAFGEAFLTLHPTMYSKTLIGKMKEHGAKAYLVNTGWNGTGKRISLKNTRAIIDAIISGEIDSADTKTIPYLNLTIPTALTNVSEGILDPRDTYKNAEEWESKAKDLSERYIKNFEQYTDTEEGKRLVAAGPSLEAVLN; encoded by the coding sequence ATGAAAAACATCAAAATTATTCAGGAATTACACAATTTAGGAATCACAGGATACCATGAAGTTGTATACAACCCTTCTTATGAAGAACTATTCAAAGCAGAAGTTTCTAATAAAAGAAAAGGATATGAAAAAGGTGCTTTAACTGATACAGGTGCGGTTGCAGTAAAAACAGGAGTTTTTACCGGGCGTTCTCCTAAAGACAGATACATTGTTAAAGACTCCGTTTCAAAAGACACCATTTACTGGGATGATAAAGTAAATTTCCCTACAACTCAAGGAATTTATGATGAGTTGAAAGGACTAGTTCTAAAACAACTTTCAACATCTCCAAAATTATATGTAGTGGATGCCTTTTGCGGGACAAATCCAGACACAAGACTAAAAGTCCGTTTCGTAGTGGAAGTGGCTTGGCAAGCACACTTTGTAACTAATATGTTTATAAGACCTTCAATTTATGAATTGGAAAACTTTGGACAACCAGATTTCATTGTAATGAACGGGTCAAAAACGGTAAATCCTAATTGGAGAGAACAAGGATTAAACTCTGAAAATTTCGTTGTATTTAATCTTACTGAAAAAATTCAAATTATTGGAGGAACTTGGTATGGTGGTGAAATGAAAAAAGGAATGTTCTCTATGATGAACTACTACTTACCTTTAAAAGGAATGGCTTCAATGCACTGCTCTGCAAACGTTGGCGAAAAAGGAGATGTTGCAGTATTCTTCGGGCTTTCTGGAACCGGAAAAACTACACTTTCTGCCGATCCAAAAAGATATTTAATTGGTGATGATGAGCACGGATGGGATAACAATGGAGTGTTTAATTACGAAGGTGGTTGTTATGCTAAAGTAATTGACTTATCCGAAGAAAATGAGCCAGACATCTGGAGAGCTATCAAAAGAGATGCATTATTGGAAAACGTAATCGTTGACGAGTACGGAGAAATTGATTACTCTGACCATTCAATCACTGAAAACTCTAGAGTTTCATATCCTATTTACCATATCAACAAAATTGTATTACCATCAAAAGCTGGACACGCAAGCAAAATCATTTATCTTTCTGCTGATGCCTTTGGAGTATTGCCTCCAGTATCTATCTTAGATGAAGATCAAGCCCAATATCACTTCTTGTGTGGATATACTTCTAAATTAGCAGGAACTGAAAGAGGAATTACTGCACCAGAACCTTCTTTCTCTCCAGCATTTGGTGAAGCTTTCTTAACATTACACCCAACAATGTATTCTAAAACATTAATTGGAAAAATGAAAGAACACGGAGCAAAAGCATATTTGGTAAACACAGGTTGGAACGGAACAGGAAAAAGAATATCTCTTAAAAACACAAGAGCTATCATTGATGCCATCATCAGCGGTGAAATCGATTCTGCAGACACAAAAACAATTCCATACTTGAACTTGACTATCCCAACCGCATTAACAAATGTTAGCGAAGGAATCCTTGATCCAAGAGATACTTATAAAAATGCCGAGGAATGGGAAAGTAAAGCAAAAGATTTATCAGAGCGTTACATAAAAAATTTCGAACAATACACAGATACTGAAGAAGGAAAACGTTTAGTCGCTGCGGGACCTTCTTTGGAAGCAGTTTTAAATTAG
- the hisC gene encoding histidinol-phosphate transaminase, translated as MTNSFNLDSLVRDNVKVLKPYSSARDEFEDFDTADMVFLDANENPFNNGVNRYPDPQQASVKSILAKQNKVNPNQMLLGNGSDEVLDLIFRAFCEPKVDNVITLPPTYGMYGVLANINAVENREVLLTTDFQPQIEKIFKAIDDNTKMIFLCSPNNPTGNSFSEESITTLLEHFNGLIVIDEAYIDFSEKESWLQKIDQYPNLIITQTLSKAYGLAGIRLGICYASTEIISVLNKIKPPYNVNELTQRRALERLDNTAAIKSEITAIIKERQELLKVLLDIKYVEKIYPTEANFILIKVDDANKRYNDLIAKGIVIRNRTTQPLCDNCLRLTIGTEEENKKLIEALKA; from the coding sequence ATGACAAATAGTTTTAATTTAGATAGTTTAGTTCGTGACAACGTCAAGGTTTTAAAGCCTTATTCGTCAGCAAGAGATGAATTTGAGGATTTTGACACGGCTGATATGGTTTTTTTGGATGCCAATGAAAATCCGTTCAATAATGGGGTAAATCGTTATCCTGATCCGCAACAAGCTTCTGTAAAAAGCATATTAGCAAAGCAAAATAAAGTAAATCCGAACCAAATGCTGTTAGGAAATGGCAGTGATGAGGTACTGGATTTGATTTTTAGAGCGTTTTGTGAACCAAAAGTGGACAATGTGATTACGTTACCACCTACTTACGGAATGTACGGCGTTTTGGCTAATATAAATGCAGTAGAAAATAGAGAGGTATTGCTTACAACCGATTTTCAGCCTCAAATTGAAAAAATATTTAAGGCAATTGACGACAATACTAAAATGATCTTTTTGTGTTCGCCGAATAACCCAACTGGGAATTCTTTTTCAGAAGAAAGCATAACAACTTTATTGGAACACTTTAATGGTTTGATCGTTATTGACGAAGCGTATATCGATTTTTCTGAAAAAGAAAGTTGGTTACAAAAAATAGACCAATACCCTAATTTGATTATCACGCAGACACTTTCAAAAGCGTATGGCTTAGCCGGAATCCGATTGGGAATTTGTTATGCTTCCACAGAAATAATCTCGGTTTTAAACAAAATAAAGCCGCCTTATAATGTCAATGAATTAACTCAAAGAAGAGCTTTAGAAAGATTAGATAATACTGCAGCTATAAAATCTGAAATTACAGCAATTATAAAGGAAAGACAAGAATTACTTAAAGTATTACTTGATATAAAATACGTTGAAAAAATATATCCGACTGAAGCTAATTTCATTTTGATAAAAGTGGACGACGCCAATAAAAGATACAATGATTTGATTGCTAAAGGAATCGTAATCCGTAATAGAACAACTCAGCCATTATGTGATAATTGTTTGCGTTTGACTATTGGAACAGAAGAAGAAAATAAAAAATTAATTGAAGCATTAAAAGCTTAA
- a CDS encoding M1 family metallopeptidase: MKKYLKLLLISFLISNGIQAQGLLGKPEVAFTRQDSLRGSITKERAWWDVKRYFLDVKVNPADSTITGSNTIQYKVLQPYNVMQIDLQTPMEITKITQDGTALKYKREGNAFFITLASAQNTGAIKEIKIFYHGKPKVAVRPPWDGGLTWKKDKNGNNFIASSCQGLGASVWWPNKDHMYDEVEGMKISVNVPGKLTDVSNGRLENVKTLKDGTKTYTWVVKNPINNYGVNINIGDYVTFSEKYKGEKGDLDCTYYVLKDNLAKAKEQFKDVPRMLKAFEHWFGPYPFYEDSYKLVEAPYLGMEHQSCVTYGNGYQNGYLGRDLSGTGWGLKFDFIIVHESGHEWFANNITYKDIADMWIHESFTCYSESLFLEYYYGKEAGGEYVRGIRKNIQNDKPIIGHYDVNNEGSGDMYYKGANMLNTMRQLVNNDEKWRNILRGLNSTFYHQTVTTKQIEDYLSQQVGMDLNPFFNQYLRDIRIPTLEYTFQDNTLKYRWTNIVTGFNMPVKVALSGTEVTLNPKADWSEFTNSSKIEKVEINKDFYVFSKNAN, from the coding sequence ATGAAAAAATATCTTAAGCTATTATTAATTTCATTTTTAATCTCTAATGGAATACAAGCCCAAGGACTTCTTGGCAAGCCTGAAGTTGCCTTTACAAGACAAGATTCTTTAAGAGGTAGTATCACCAAAGAAAGAGCTTGGTGGGATGTAAAACGTTATTTCTTAGATGTAAAAGTAAATCCTGCAGACAGCACAATTACAGGTTCTAACACCATTCAATATAAAGTTTTACAGCCTTATAACGTAATGCAAATTGATTTGCAAACTCCAATGGAAATTACCAAAATTACACAAGACGGTACAGCATTAAAATACAAAAGAGAAGGTAATGCCTTTTTCATAACATTAGCTTCTGCGCAAAATACGGGTGCCATAAAAGAAATAAAGATTTTTTATCACGGCAAACCAAAAGTAGCTGTTAGACCACCATGGGACGGCGGATTAACTTGGAAAAAAGACAAAAATGGGAACAATTTTATTGCTTCTTCCTGTCAAGGATTGGGAGCAAGTGTTTGGTGGCCAAACAAAGACCATATGTATGATGAGGTTGAAGGAATGAAAATTAGTGTGAATGTTCCCGGAAAATTAACCGATGTTTCTAATGGTCGTTTGGAAAATGTAAAAACATTAAAAGACGGTACCAAAACCTATACTTGGGTGGTCAAAAATCCGATCAACAATTATGGAGTAAATATCAATATTGGTGATTACGTGACTTTTTCAGAGAAATACAAAGGTGAAAAAGGTGATTTAGATTGCACTTATTATGTTTTAAAAGATAATTTGGCAAAAGCCAAAGAACAATTCAAAGATGTTCCTAGAATGTTAAAAGCTTTTGAACATTGGTTTGGTCCTTATCCGTTCTATGAAGACAGCTACAAACTAGTGGAAGCTCCTTACTTGGGAATGGAACACCAAAGTTGCGTAACTTATGGAAATGGTTATCAGAATGGCTATTTGGGACGCGATTTGAGTGGAACTGGTTGGGGATTAAAATTTGATTTTATTATTGTACACGAATCAGGACACGAATGGTTTGCGAACAACATTACCTACAAAGACATTGCCGATATGTGGATTCACGAAAGCTTTACTTGCTATTCTGAAAGTCTATTCTTAGAATATTATTATGGAAAAGAAGCTGGAGGTGAATACGTAAGAGGTATTCGAAAAAACATTCAAAACGACAAACCTATCATTGGTCATTATGACGTAAACAATGAAGGTTCTGGCGATATGTACTATAAAGGCGCCAATATGCTCAATACAATGCGCCAATTGGTAAATAATGACGAAAAATGGAGAAATATTTTGAGAGGTTTGAACAGTACTTTTTACCATCAAACGGTAACTACTAAACAAATTGAAGATTATTTAAGCCAGCAAGTTGGCATGGATTTAAATCCGTTCTTTAATCAATACTTGAGAGACATTAGAATTCCAACCTTAGAATATACTTTTCAAGACAACACTTTAAAATATCGTTGGACAAATATTGTAACTGGTTTTAATATGCCTGTGAAAGTTGCCCTAAGCGGAACAGAAGTTACTTTGAACCCAAAGGCAGACTGGAGTGAATTTACAAATTCTTCCAAAATTGAAAAAGTAGAAATAAATAAAGATTTCTATGTTTTCTCTAAGAATGCTAATTAA
- the hisD gene encoding histidinol dehydrogenase → MNKIYNPKPETWSAILERPTKTVDDIEATVKGIFKEVQSKGDFAVAKYTSLFDGVSVPDLEVSQTEIATAIATISKELKEAIQLAKSNIEKFHAAQKTNRIVVETIEGVNCWQEKRPIQKIGLYIPGGTAPLFSTVLMLAVPANLAGCSEIVLCSPPDKNGNINPAILYAAYLCGVTKILKVGGIQAIAGMTFGTVSIPKVYKIFGPGNQFVTVAKQLATQFGVAIDMPAGPSELLIVADDTAIPAFVASDLLSQAEHGTDSQVILVSTSKELIDAVETEIQSQMDVLPRKAIAEKAIANSKLIFVENDTIALELINEYGPEHFIICTKDEAFYIDNIANAGSVFIGNYTPESAGDYASGTNHTLPTNGYAKNYSGVNLDSFTKSMTFQKISEKGIQNIGSAIEIMAEAEGLQAHKNAVTLRLKSLE, encoded by the coding sequence ATGAATAAAATATACAATCCAAAACCAGAAACTTGGTCAGCAATTTTAGAAAGACCAACCAAAACAGTTGATGATATTGAAGCAACTGTAAAAGGAATTTTCAAGGAAGTACAGTCAAAAGGGGATTTTGCTGTTGCAAAATATACATCGCTTTTTGATGGTGTTTCAGTTCCTGATTTAGAAGTTTCACAAACCGAAATAGCAACTGCAATCGCAACTATTTCAAAAGAGTTAAAAGAAGCCATTCAATTGGCAAAATCAAATATTGAAAAATTCCACGCTGCACAAAAAACAAATCGCATAGTAGTGGAAACCATCGAAGGTGTGAATTGCTGGCAAGAAAAAAGACCAATCCAAAAAATCGGCTTATACATTCCAGGCGGAACAGCTCCTTTATTTTCAACTGTATTGATGTTGGCAGTACCCGCTAATCTTGCAGGTTGCAGCGAAATCGTATTGTGTTCTCCTCCAGATAAAAATGGAAACATCAATCCAGCCATTTTATATGCCGCTTATTTATGTGGCGTGACCAAAATTCTGAAAGTAGGAGGAATTCAGGCCATTGCGGGAATGACTTTTGGAACTGTAAGCATTCCAAAAGTGTATAAAATATTTGGTCCCGGAAACCAATTTGTAACTGTTGCCAAACAATTAGCTACCCAGTTTGGAGTTGCTATCGATATGCCTGCAGGTCCATCAGAACTGTTGATTGTCGCTGATGATACCGCTATTCCTGCTTTTGTTGCTTCCGATTTACTATCGCAAGCTGAACACGGAACAGACAGCCAAGTGATTTTAGTTTCTACTTCAAAAGAATTGATTGATGCCGTTGAAACGGAAATCCAATCTCAAATGGACGTTCTACCCCGAAAAGCTATTGCTGAAAAAGCCATTGCCAATTCAAAATTGATTTTTGTAGAAAATGATACCATTGCTTTGGAATTAATCAATGAATACGGACCGGAGCATTTTATTATTTGTACCAAAGACGAAGCTTTCTATATAGATAACATTGCTAATGCAGGTTCTGTTTTCATTGGAAACTATACTCCAGAAAGTGCGGGAGATTACGCATCAGGAACGAATCATACCTTGCCTACGAACGGTTACGCCAAAAATTACAGCGGAGTAAACCTTGACAGTTTCACCAAATCGATGACTTTCCAAAAAATTTCTGAAAAAGGAATACAAAACATTGGTTCGGCGATTGAAATTATGGCAGAAGCCGAAGGACTACAAGCCCACAAAAATGCAGTTACTTTACGATTGAAGAGTTTAGAATAG
- the hisH gene encoding imidazole glycerol phosphate synthase subunit HisH, with protein sequence MKIVIINYGAGNIQSIMFAIERLGFKAVLSNDMEEIKSADKVIFPGVGEASYAMKMLKESGLDTLIPTLKQPVFGICLGMQLMCNSSEEGNTEGLGIFDVDVVKFSSKVKVPQMGWNNIYNLKSDLFKGIAENEYMYLVHSFYAPICKETIATTDYDLEYSSALENDNFYGTQFHPEKSGDVGERILNNFLNLKL encoded by the coding sequence ATGAAAATAGTAATCATAAATTACGGAGCAGGAAACATTCAAAGCATTATGTTTGCTATCGAAAGATTGGGATTCAAAGCAGTTTTAAGCAACGATATGGAAGAAATTAAGTCTGCTGACAAAGTAATTTTTCCTGGAGTAGGAGAGGCGAGTTATGCGATGAAAATGCTTAAAGAAAGTGGTTTAGACACTTTAATTCCAACGCTAAAACAACCCGTATTCGGAATTTGTTTGGGTATGCAATTGATGTGTAATTCTTCTGAAGAAGGAAATACCGAAGGATTGGGAATTTTTGATGTGGATGTAGTGAAGTTTTCTTCAAAAGTGAAAGTGCCGCAAATGGGTTGGAACAACATTTACAACCTAAAATCAGATTTATTCAAAGGAATTGCGGAAAACGAATATATGTATCTGGTACATAGTTTTTATGCGCCAATTTGCAAAGAAACTATCGCAACTACTGATTACGACTTGGAATATTCTTCAGCTTTAGAGAATGATAATTTCTACGGAACGCAATTTCACCCTGAGAAAAGCGGTGATGTTGGTGAGCGCATTTTAAACAACTTTTTAAACCTTAAACTTTAA
- the hisF gene encoding imidazole glycerol phosphate synthase subunit HisF has translation MLTKRIIPCLDIKNGRTVKGVNFVDLRDAGDPVELAKIYSDEGADELVFLDISATEERRRTLVDLVRKVAATINIPFTVGGGISAVEDVEVLLQNGADKVSINSSAVKNPQLINDLAQKFGSQCVVVAIDAKQIDGEWIVHLVGGKVPTEIKLFDWAKEVEQRGAGEILFTSMNHDGTKNGFANEALAKLSQLVNIPIIASGGAGNMQHFVDTFIEGKADAALAASVFHFKEIEIKALKKQLKNNNIEVRI, from the coding sequence ATGTTAACAAAAAGAATAATACCCTGTCTCGACATTAAAAACGGAAGAACTGTAAAAGGCGTTAATTTCGTAGATTTGCGTGATGCCGGAGATCCTGTGGAATTAGCCAAAATCTATTCGGATGAAGGTGCTGATGAATTGGTTTTCCTGGATATTTCGGCAACCGAAGAGCGAAGAAGAACTTTGGTGGATTTGGTTCGCAAAGTAGCGGCTACCATCAATATTCCATTTACAGTTGGTGGTGGAATTTCAGCAGTGGAAGACGTGGAAGTTTTGCTTCAAAATGGTGCGGATAAAGTTTCCATTAATTCATCGGCGGTAAAAAATCCGCAGTTGATCAATGATTTGGCACAAAAATTCGGAAGCCAATGTGTGGTTGTCGCCATAGATGCCAAACAAATTGACGGAGAATGGATTGTACATTTAGTTGGAGGAAAAGTCCCCACAGAAATAAAATTATTTGATTGGGCAAAAGAAGTAGAACAAAGGGGAGCTGGAGAAATTCTTTTTACCTCAATGAATCACGATGGAACTAAAAATGGATTTGCTAATGAAGCTTTGGCCAAATTATCTCAATTGGTCAATATCCCGATAATTGCCTCAGGTGGAGCGGGAAATATGCAACATTTTGTAGATACCTTTATTGAAGGAAAAGCGGATGCAGCATTGGCGGCAAGCGTATTTCATTTTAAGGAAATAGAAATCAAAGCATTGAAAAAACAACTTAAAAATAACAATATAGAAGTTAGGATATAA
- the hisIE gene encoding bifunctional phosphoribosyl-AMP cyclohydrolase/phosphoribosyl-ATP diphosphatase HisIE — protein sequence MDIDFSKSAHGLIPAIIQDSETKNVLMLGYMNAEACQRTIDTQKVTFYSRSKQRLWTKGEESGNFLNLVDIKNDCDNDTLLIQVQPVGPTCHKGTDTCWATENKQDYGFISSLENTIKTRRENADSEKSYVASLFKLGINKIAQKVGEEAIEVVIEAKDDNDDLFLSESADLLFHYLILLQAKGFQLNDVVDVLKSRQK from the coding sequence ATGGACATAGATTTTTCAAAAAGCGCACACGGGCTAATTCCTGCTATCATACAAGACAGTGAAACCAAAAATGTTTTGATGTTGGGTTATATGAATGCCGAAGCCTGCCAAAGAACAATTGATACCCAAAAGGTGACTTTCTACAGCCGTTCTAAGCAAAGGCTTTGGACAAAAGGTGAAGAAAGCGGTAACTTCTTAAATTTGGTTGATATCAAAAACGACTGTGATAACGATACGCTGTTAATTCAAGTACAGCCTGTGGGTCCAACTTGCCACAAAGGAACTGATACTTGCTGGGCAACCGAAAACAAGCAAGATTATGGTTTTATTTCCAGTCTAGAAAACACCATCAAAACTAGAAGAGAAAATGCCGATTCCGAGAAAAGCTATGTAGCTTCCTTATTCAAATTGGGAATCAACAAAATTGCCCAAAAAGTTGGAGAGGAAGCTATAGAAGTGGTAATTGAAGCCAAAGATGATAACGATGATTTATTCTTGAGTGAAAGTGCTGATTTACTTTTTCATTATTTAATTTTACTACAAGCCAAAGGTTTTCAATTGAATGACGTGGTTGATGTTTTGAAAAGCCGTCAGAAGTAA
- the hisB gene encoding bifunctional histidinol-phosphatase/imidazoleglycerol-phosphate dehydratase HisB — protein MKKILFIDRDGTIVLEPENYQLDSLEKLEFYPKAFQYLAKIAKEMDYELVMVTNQDGLGTDSFPEDTFWPTQNFILRAFENEGVLFDDIFVDRSFPEDNAPTRKPRTGMLTKYIDNPEYDLANSFVLGDRITDVELAKNLGAKAIFMKSEDDLGVAEISSKKEELDEVIVLQSTDWKAIYEFLKLEARSASITRKTNETDIYINLNLDGTGKSKIETGIAFFDHMLDQIARHGQMDLEILVKGDLEVDEHHTIEDTAIALGEVFAKALGNKLGIERYGFCLPMDDCLSQVAIDFGGRNWLVWETEFKREMVGKMPTEMFYHFFKSFSDGAKANINIKAEGTNEHHKIEAIFKAFAKAIKVAVKRDTEKMILPSTKGML, from the coding sequence ATGAAAAAAATACTTTTTATAGATCGTGATGGAACCATTGTTTTAGAACCTGAAAATTATCAATTAGACAGCTTGGAAAAATTGGAATTTTATCCAAAAGCATTTCAGTATTTGGCGAAAATAGCCAAAGAAATGGATTATGAATTGGTTATGGTTACCAACCAGGATGGATTAGGAACCGACAGTTTTCCTGAAGACACCTTTTGGCCTACGCAAAACTTTATCTTGAGAGCTTTTGAAAACGAAGGCGTTCTTTTTGATGATATTTTTGTGGATCGTTCTTTTCCTGAAGACAATGCACCAACCCGCAAGCCAAGAACTGGAATGTTAACTAAGTACATTGATAACCCCGAATATGATTTAGCCAATTCATTTGTCTTAGGCGATCGAATTACCGATGTAGAATTGGCTAAAAACTTAGGGGCTAAAGCTATTTTTATGAAATCAGAAGATGATTTAGGAGTAGCAGAAATTTCAAGTAAAAAAGAAGAACTAGACGAGGTTATTGTATTACAATCTACGGATTGGAAAGCTATTTATGAGTTTTTGAAACTTGAAGCGCGTTCCGCATCGATTACAAGAAAGACTAATGAAACCGATATTTACATCAACTTGAACTTGGACGGAACAGGAAAAAGCAAAATCGAAACTGGAATAGCTTTTTTTGACCACATGTTAGATCAAATTGCCCGTCACGGACAAATGGATTTAGAAATCTTGGTAAAAGGCGACCTCGAAGTTGATGAACACCACACAATTGAAGATACAGCCATTGCGCTTGGAGAGGTTTTTGCCAAAGCATTAGGAAACAAATTAGGGATTGAGCGTTACGGCTTCTGTTTGCCAATGGACGATTGCTTGTCGCAAGTAGCGATTGATTTTGGAGGCAGAAACTGGTTGGTTTGGGAAACCGAATTCAAGCGTGAAATGGTAGGTAAAATGCCAACAGAGATGTTTTATCATTTCTTCAAATCTTTCTCGGATGGTGCCAAAGCCAATATTAACATCAAGGCCGAAGGAACCAACGAACATCACAAAATTGAAGCCATCTTTAAAGCTTTTGCGAAAGCGATAAAAGTAGCCGTAAAACGCGATACAGAAAAGATGATTTTGCCGAGCACGAAGGGAATGTTGTAA
- the hisA gene encoding 1-(5-phosphoribosyl)-5-[(5-phosphoribosylamino)methylideneamino]imidazole-4-carboxamide isomerase — MRIIPAIDIIEGKCVRLSKGDYNTKIIYNENPLEVAKSFEAHGIEYLHLVDLDGAKSSKIVNYKILEQIASQTKLKIDFGGGLKADSDLKIAFESGANQITGGSIAVKNRTIFEKWIAEYGSDKIILGADANNEKVAVSGWLEDSNEDLVPFIQDYQKKGIQYVICTDIAKDGMLEGPSFDLYAKILAEAKGIKLIASGGISTFDELPKLAELGCEGTIIGKAIYEGRISLKQLENYIIK, encoded by the coding sequence ATGCGAATAATCCCCGCAATAGACATCATAGAAGGAAAATGTGTTCGCTTATCCAAAGGCGATTACAATACCAAAATCATATACAATGAAAATCCGCTTGAAGTAGCCAAATCATTTGAAGCTCACGGAATTGAATATTTGCATTTAGTTGACTTGGATGGCGCAAAATCTAGCAAAATCGTCAATTATAAAATATTGGAACAAATCGCCTCGCAAACCAAATTGAAAATTGATTTTGGTGGTGGTCTTAAAGCCGATTCTGATTTGAAGATAGCTTTTGAATCTGGTGCAAACCAAATCACAGGTGGGAGTATCGCCGTAAAAAACAGAACCATTTTCGAGAAATGGATTGCAGAATATGGTTCGGACAAAATTATTTTGGGAGCTGACGCTAACAATGAAAAAGTAGCCGTTTCAGGATGGTTGGAAGATTCAAATGAAGATTTGGTTCCGTTTATCCAAGATTATCAAAAGAAAGGAATTCAGTATGTAATTTGTACCGATATTGCCAAAGACGGAATGCTGGAAGGACCAAGTTTTGATTTATATGCCAAAATTTTAGCGGAAGCAAAAGGTATTAAATTAATTGCATCAGGAGGAATTTCAACATTTGATGAATTGCCTAAACTTGCCGAATTGGGTTGCGAAGGAACTATCATTGGAAAAGCCATTTACGAAGGTAGAATTTCGTTGAAACAATTGGAAAATTATATAATAAAATAG